Proteins found in one Pseudomonas sp. P8_241 genomic segment:
- a CDS encoding isovaleryl-CoA dehydrogenase yields the protein MSYPSLNFALGETIDMLRDQVQSFVAKEIAPRAAQIDIDNLFPADLWRKFGDMGLLGITVPEEYGGAGLGYLAHVVAMEEISRGSASVALSYGAHSNLCVNQINRNGTHEQKSKYLPKLISGEHIGALAMSEPNAGSDVVSMKLRADKRGDKYVLNGSKTWITNGPDANTYVIYAKTDLEKGPHGITAFIVERDWKGFSRSNKFDKLGMRGSNTCELFFDDVEVPEENILGVLNGGVKVLMSGLDYERVVLSGGPTGIMQACMDLIVPYIHDRKQFGQSIGEFQLIQGKVADMYTQLNASRAYLYAVAQACERGETTRKDAAGVILYSAERATQMALDAIQILGGNGYINEFPAGRLLRDAKLYEIGAGTSEIRRMLIGRELFNETR from the coding sequence ATGAGCTACCCATCCCTGAATTTTGCCCTCGGTGAAACCATCGACATGTTGCGCGATCAGGTTCAGTCCTTCGTCGCCAAGGAGATCGCCCCGCGCGCCGCTCAGATCGACATCGACAACCTGTTCCCCGCCGACCTGTGGCGCAAATTCGGCGACATGGGCCTGCTCGGCATTACCGTACCGGAAGAGTACGGTGGTGCCGGTCTGGGTTACCTGGCCCATGTCGTAGCGATGGAAGAAATCAGCCGTGGTTCGGCCTCGGTGGCGCTGTCCTACGGCGCCCACTCCAACCTGTGCGTCAACCAGATCAACCGCAACGGCACTCACGAACAGAAATCCAAATACCTGCCCAAGCTGATCAGCGGCGAGCACATCGGCGCCCTCGCCATGAGCGAGCCAAATGCCGGTTCCGACGTGGTGTCGATGAAATTGCGCGCTGATAAGCGTGGCGACAAGTACGTGCTCAACGGCAGCAAGACCTGGATCACCAACGGTCCGGACGCCAACACGTACGTGATCTACGCCAAGACCGACCTGGAAAAAGGCCCCCACGGCATCACCGCGTTCATCGTCGAGCGCGACTGGAAAGGCTTCAGCCGCAGCAACAAGTTCGACAAGCTCGGCATGCGCGGTTCGAACACCTGTGAGCTGTTCTTTGATGACGTCGAAGTGCCGGAAGAGAACATCCTCGGCGTGCTCAACGGTGGTGTGAAAGTGCTGATGAGCGGCCTCGACTACGAACGCGTCGTGCTGTCCGGAGGACCGACCGGGATCATGCAGGCGTGCATGGACCTGATCGTGCCGTACATTCACGACCGCAAGCAGTTCGGCCAGAGCATCGGCGAATTCCAGCTGATCCAGGGCAAGGTCGCCGACATGTACACCCAACTCAACGCCAGCCGTGCCTACCTGTATGCCGTGGCCCAGGCTTGCGAGCGCGGCGAAACCACGCGCAAGGACGCTGCCGGCGTGATCCTCTACAGCGCCGAACGCGCGACGCAAATGGCCCTTGATGCGATCCAGATCCTCGGCGGCAACGGCTACATCAACGAATTCCCGGCCGGCCGGCTGTTGCGTGACGCCAAGCTGTACGAAATCGGTGCCGGCACCAGCGAGATCCGTCGCATGCTGATCGGTCGCGAACTGTTCAACGAAACCCGCTAA
- a CDS encoding cytochrome b, whose product MSTQPKHFAPLARLLHWLMALMIIAMLFIGAGMVASVSERHEWLIHLHKPLGIAILLLVIVRLVVRFSTTQPPLPVDLPGWQVLAAKGSHVLLYALMLILPILGWAMISASGEPVMLGTSLQLPSIVPANAQVFAFLRKAHGYLAYLLFLTVLLHLAAALFHGWVRRDDVLDSMLRGRDRG is encoded by the coding sequence ATGAGCACTCAACCCAAACACTTCGCACCGTTGGCGCGCCTGCTGCACTGGCTGATGGCACTGATGATCATTGCCATGCTGTTTATCGGCGCGGGCATGGTTGCCTCGGTGTCCGAACGGCATGAATGGCTGATTCATCTGCACAAACCCTTGGGCATCGCCATTTTGCTACTGGTGATTGTGCGGCTGGTGGTGCGTTTCTCCACCACACAGCCACCGTTGCCCGTGGACCTGCCGGGTTGGCAGGTATTGGCGGCCAAGGGATCGCATGTGTTGCTGTATGCACTGATGCTGATTTTGCCAATTCTGGGTTGGGCGATGATCTCGGCTTCAGGTGAGCCTGTGATGCTCGGCACTTCGCTACAGTTACCGTCCATTGTTCCGGCGAATGCGCAGGTGTTCGCATTTTTGCGTAAGGCTCACGGGTATCTGGCGTATCTGCTGTTCTTGACGGTGTTGCTGCATCTTGCGGCGGCGTTGTTTCACGGCTGGGTGCGTCGCGATGATGTACTGGACAGCATGTTGCGGGGTAGGGATCGCGGGTAG
- a CDS encoding anti-sigma factor, whose translation MISMPPDERDLHAFVDHQLSDSDRHLVETFLASNPQAAAQVRAWQHDAQALRAALGGALQQPANPDLDPVAIRQRLKHQSRRHLASAAVLLIAVSVGGLSGWQAREMTLAAAPLPMTDALQAYRLIAQQGILPADYKAAEGGNMQEWLDRYFNQANRLPDLSGAGFKPASGRLLSTEQGPAAMVIYENHGGQKISFYVRPPGPKNFLLPRGSRRDNGLQAEYWSGGGYNYAMVSPVDTPAAQMLRQTVQF comes from the coding sequence ATGATCAGCATGCCCCCTGACGAACGTGACCTTCATGCTTTTGTCGACCATCAGCTCAGCGACAGCGACCGACACCTGGTGGAAACTTTTCTCGCCAGCAACCCGCAAGCAGCCGCGCAGGTCCGCGCCTGGCAGCACGATGCCCAGGCACTGCGCGCAGCGTTGGGTGGTGCCTTGCAACAACCGGCCAACCCGGACCTGGATCCGGTCGCGATTCGCCAACGCCTGAAACACCAGTCCCGTCGTCACCTGGCCAGCGCGGCGGTGTTGTTGATCGCCGTCAGCGTCGGCGGACTCAGCGGCTGGCAGGCACGCGAGATGACGCTTGCCGCGGCCCCGCTACCGATGACCGATGCCCTTCAGGCCTACCGCCTGATTGCCCAGCAAGGCATCCTGCCCGCGGACTACAAAGCCGCTGAGGGTGGCAACATGCAAGAGTGGCTCGACCGTTATTTCAATCAAGCCAATCGCCTGCCTGACCTTTCGGGTGCGGGTTTCAAACCGGCGAGCGGGCGCTTGCTCAGCACCGAGCAAGGACCGGCGGCGATGGTGATTTATGAGAATCATGGCGGGCAAAAAATCAGTTTCTACGTCCGGCCACCGGGGCCGAAAAACTTCCTGCTGCCAAGGGGCAGTCGTCGCGATAACGGGTTGCAGGCCGAGTATTGGTCTGGAGGTGGCTACAACTACGCAATGGTCAGCCCGGTGGATACGCCTGCTGCGCAGATGCTCAGGCAGACCGTGCAATTCTAG
- a CDS encoding gamma-carboxygeranoyl-CoA hydratase: MSDFNTLELLNDPRGFATLWLSREEKNNAFNAEMIRELILALDKVASDASLRFLIVRGRGKHFSAGADLAWMQQSAELDYATNLDDARELAELMYNLAKLKVPTLAVVQGAAFGGALGLISCCDMAIGTDDAQFCLSEVRIGLAPAVISPFVVQAIGERATRRYALTAERFGGQRAREIGLLSESYASAELEQKVGQWIDNLLLNSPAAMRASKDLLREVGDGSLTPALRRYTENAIARIRVSPEGQEGLRAFLQKRPPTWQAESTKEPR, encoded by the coding sequence ATGAGCGACTTCAACACCCTCGAACTGCTGAACGACCCCCGTGGTTTTGCCACGCTGTGGCTCAGCCGTGAAGAAAAGAACAACGCCTTCAACGCCGAAATGATCCGCGAGCTGATCCTTGCCCTCGACAAAGTGGCGAGCGATGCCAGCCTGCGATTCCTGATCGTGCGCGGTCGCGGCAAGCACTTCAGCGCCGGCGCCGACCTGGCCTGGATGCAACAATCGGCCGAACTCGATTACGCCACCAACCTCGACGACGCGCGAGAGTTGGCGGAGTTGATGTACAACCTGGCCAAGCTGAAAGTACCGACCCTGGCCGTGGTGCAAGGCGCAGCCTTTGGTGGCGCGCTGGGTCTGATCAGTTGCTGCGACATGGCCATCGGCACCGATGACGCGCAGTTCTGCCTGTCGGAAGTGCGCATCGGCCTGGCGCCGGCGGTGATCAGCCCGTTCGTGGTGCAAGCCATCGGCGAGCGAGCGACCCGACGCTATGCCTTGACCGCTGAGCGCTTCGGCGGGCAACGGGCTCGGGAAATCGGTTTGTTGTCGGAGAGTTATGCAAGTGCCGAACTGGAACAGAAAGTCGGGCAGTGGATCGACAACCTGCTGCTCAACAGTCCGGCCGCGATGCGCGCCAGCAAGGACCTGTTGCGCGAAGTCGGTGACGGCTCATTGACCCCGGCATTGCGCCGCTACACCGAAAACGCCATCGCCCGCATCCGCGTGAGTCCCGAAGGCCAGGAAGGCCTGCGTGCCTTCCTGCAAAAACGTCCGCCGACCTGGCAAGCCGAATCCACCAAGGAGCCCCGCTGA
- a CDS encoding carboxyl transferase domain-containing protein — MATLHTQLNPRSAEFATNSAAMLKQVDALHTLLAQVAQGGGPKAQERHTSRGKLLPRERINRLLDPGSPFLEISQLAAYEVYGEDVPAAGVIAGIGRVEGIECMIVANDATVKGGSYYPLTVKKHLRAQTIAQQNRLPCIYLVDSGGANLPRQDEVFPDREHFGRIFFNQANMSAMGIPQIAVVMGSCTAGGAYVPAMADEAIMVREQATIFLAGPPLVKAATGEVVSAEDLGGADVHCKISGVADHYAESDEHALALARRSIANLNWRKQGEVQQRTPIAPLYSSDELYGVVPADAKQPFDVREVIARLVDGSVFDEFKALFGTTLVCGFAYLHGYPIAILANNGILFAEAAQKGAHFIELACQRGIPLLFLQNITGFMVGQKYEAGGIAKHGAKLVTAVACAKVPKFTVIIGGSFGAGNYGMCGRAYDPRFLWMWPNARIGVMGAEQAAGVLVQVKREQAERSGQGFSAEQEAEIKQPILDQYEEQGHPYYSSARLWDDGVIDPAQTRDVLALALSASLNAPIEPSRFGVFRM, encoded by the coding sequence ATGGCTACCTTGCATACCCAGCTCAACCCCCGTTCAGCGGAGTTCGCCACCAACAGCGCGGCGATGCTCAAGCAGGTCGACGCGTTGCACACCCTGCTCGCCCAGGTGGCACAAGGTGGTGGCCCGAAGGCTCAGGAACGCCACACCTCACGGGGCAAACTGCTGCCCCGTGAGCGCATCAACCGCCTGCTAGATCCGGGCTCGCCGTTTCTGGAGATCAGCCAACTGGCGGCGTACGAGGTGTATGGCGAAGACGTCCCCGCCGCTGGCGTGATTGCCGGTATCGGTCGTGTGGAAGGCATCGAATGCATGATCGTCGCCAACGACGCCACAGTTAAGGGTGGCTCTTATTACCCGCTGACCGTGAAGAAACACCTTCGCGCCCAGACCATCGCGCAACAGAATCGACTGCCATGCATCTATCTGGTGGACTCCGGCGGCGCCAACCTGCCGCGTCAGGATGAAGTGTTCCCGGACCGTGAGCACTTCGGCCGAATCTTCTTCAATCAGGCCAACATGAGCGCCATGGGCATCCCGCAGATTGCCGTGGTCATGGGTTCTTGCACCGCCGGTGGTGCGTATGTGCCGGCAATGGCCGACGAAGCGATCATGGTCCGCGAACAAGCGACCATCTTCCTCGCCGGTCCACCGCTGGTGAAAGCCGCAACCGGTGAAGTGGTCAGTGCCGAAGACCTTGGCGGGGCCGATGTGCACTGCAAGATTTCCGGTGTAGCCGACCATTATGCCGAGAGCGATGAACACGCCCTCGCGCTGGCCCGCCGCAGCATCGCCAACCTCAACTGGCGCAAGCAAGGTGAGGTTCAGCAACGCACGCCAATCGCCCCGCTCTACAGCAGCGACGAGTTGTACGGCGTGGTCCCGGCCGATGCCAAGCAACCGTTCGACGTCCGCGAAGTGATTGCACGGCTGGTGGACGGTTCGGTATTCGACGAATTCAAAGCCTTGTTCGGGACCACGCTGGTCTGCGGTTTTGCCTACCTGCACGGTTACCCGATCGCGATCCTCGCCAACAACGGCATCCTGTTCGCTGAAGCGGCGCAGAAAGGCGCGCACTTCATCGAACTGGCGTGCCAGCGCGGCATCCCGCTGCTGTTCCTGCAAAACATTACCGGCTTCATGGTCGGCCAGAAATACGAAGCCGGCGGCATCGCCAAGCACGGCGCAAAACTGGTGACGGCTGTGGCCTGCGCCAAGGTGCCGAAGTTCACCGTGATCATCGGCGGCAGTTTCGGCGCCGGTAACTACGGCATGTGCGGCCGCGCCTACGATCCGCGCTTCTTGTGGATGTGGCCGAATGCGCGCATCGGCGTGATGGGTGCCGAACAGGCGGCCGGCGTGCTGGTACAGGTCAAGCGTGAGCAGGCTGAACGCAGCGGCCAGGGTTTCAGCGCCGAGCAGGAGGCCGAGATCAAACAACCGATCCTCGATCAGTACGAAGAACAGGGCCACCCCTACTATTCCAGCGCGCGCCTGTGGGACGACGGTGTCATCGACCCGGCCCAGACCCGCGACGTACTGGCCCTGGCCTTGTCCGCGTCGTTGAACGCGCCAATCGAACCGAGCCGCTTCGGCGTGTTCCGGATGTGA
- a CDS encoding sigma-70 family RNA polymerase sigma factor, translating into MNDIDEKLREIIPRLRRFAVSLTRNPSSADDLVQASLERALSSWGDKRVDGDLRAWLFSILYRQFLDAHRRSRRYARMLEFFTGRDDTQPSVERTVIAQSTLSAFDQLPTEQRALLLWVSVEGLSYKEVAEILDVPIGTVMSRLSRARQALRQLSDGEINRPSLRRLK; encoded by the coding sequence ATGAACGATATCGACGAAAAACTGCGAGAAATCATTCCCCGACTGCGGCGATTTGCTGTGTCGTTGACGCGCAACCCGAGCAGCGCCGACGACCTGGTCCAGGCCAGCCTCGAGCGTGCGCTGTCGAGTTGGGGAGATAAACGTGTCGATGGTGATTTGCGCGCCTGGCTGTTTTCAATTCTCTATCGGCAGTTTCTCGACGCGCACCGACGCTCTCGAAGGTATGCGCGCATGCTCGAATTTTTTACCGGACGCGACGATACGCAGCCGTCGGTGGAGCGCACGGTCATTGCCCAATCGACCCTCAGCGCCTTCGACCAATTACCCACCGAACAACGTGCGTTGCTGTTGTGGGTGTCGGTCGAAGGCCTGAGCTACAAAGAGGTCGCCGAGATTCTTGACGTCCCCATCGGCACCGTGATGTCCCGCCTGTCCCGGGCTCGCCAGGCCCTGCGCCAGCTCAGCGATGGCGAAATCAACCGCCCTTCCCTGCGGAGACTCAAATGA
- a CDS encoding acetyl/propionyl/methylcrotonyl-CoA carboxylase subunit alpha — protein MSTPVLTTLLVANRGEIACRVMRTAKALGLTTVAVHSATDRDARHSREADIRVDLGGSKAADSYLQIDKLIAAAKASGAQAIHPGYGFLSENAGFARAIENAGLIFLGPPASAIDAMGSKSAAKALMETAGVPLVPGYHGEAQDLDTFRDACERIGYPVLLKATAGGGGKGMKVVEDVSQLAEALASAQREAQSSFGDSRMLVEKYLLKPRHVEIQVFADQHGNCLYLNERDCSIQRRHQKVVEEAPAPGLSPELRRAMGEAAVRSAQAIGYVGAGTVEFLLDARGEFFFMEMNTRLQVEHPVTEAITGLDLVAWQIRVARGEALPMTQDQVPLIGHAIEVRLYAEDPGNDFLPATGRLALYRESAPGAGRRVDSGVEEGDEISPFYDPMLGKLIAWGEDREQARLRLLSMLDEFAIGGLKTNINFLRRIVAHPAFAAAELDTGFITRYQEQLLPAPAQLDDEFWQAAAQAFAQSQPSANRADDPSSPWSNANGLRFGLPREITLHLSCEDQDRALTLGNVCSETAQLNGEQLLTEHNGVRRQHRTIRRGDCVYLQWEGELRRIETYDPISAVEASHSHQGGLTAPMNGSIVRVLVEAGQSVEAGAQLVVLEAMKMEHSIRAPHAGVIKALYCQEGEMVSEGSALVELEEA, from the coding sequence ATGAGCACACCTGTTCTCACTACCCTGTTGGTGGCCAACCGCGGCGAAATCGCTTGCCGGGTGATGCGCACCGCCAAGGCCCTGGGCCTGACCACTGTCGCCGTGCACAGCGCCACCGATCGAGACGCCCGTCATAGTCGCGAAGCCGATATCCGCGTCGACCTCGGTGGCAGCAAAGCGGCCGACAGTTATCTGCAAATCGACAAACTGATTGCAGCGGCCAAGGCCAGCGGCGCCCAGGCGATTCACCCCGGTTACGGATTTTTGTCGGAAAACGCCGGGTTCGCCCGCGCTATCGAAAACGCCGGCCTGATTTTCCTCGGCCCACCCGCTTCGGCCATCGATGCGATGGGCAGCAAGTCCGCCGCCAAAGCCTTGATGGAAACCGCCGGCGTACCATTGGTGCCGGGCTATCACGGTGAAGCCCAGGACCTCGACACCTTCCGCGATGCCTGCGAACGCATTGGCTACCCGGTGCTGCTCAAGGCCACGGCCGGTGGCGGCGGCAAAGGCATGAAAGTGGTCGAAGACGTCAGCCAATTGGCCGAAGCCCTGGCCTCGGCCCAGCGCGAAGCGCAATCGTCATTCGGCGACTCACGGATGCTGGTGGAAAAGTACCTGCTCAAACCGCGCCACGTGGAAATCCAGGTGTTCGCTGATCAGCACGGCAACTGCCTGTACCTCAACGAGCGTGACTGCTCGATTCAGCGCCGCCACCAGAAAGTCGTCGAAGAAGCCCCGGCGCCGGGTTTGAGCCCAGAGCTACGTCGAGCCATGGGCGAAGCTGCCGTGCGTTCAGCGCAGGCCATCGGTTATGTCGGCGCCGGTACCGTGGAGTTCTTGCTGGACGCGCGCGGCGAGTTCTTCTTTATGGAGATGAACACACGCCTGCAAGTAGAACACCCGGTCACCGAAGCCATCACCGGTCTAGACCTGGTGGCCTGGCAGATTCGCGTGGCCCGTGGCGAAGCATTGCCGATGACCCAGGATCAGGTTCCATTGATCGGCCATGCGATTGAAGTACGGCTGTATGCCGAGGATCCAGGCAATGACTTTCTGCCGGCCACCGGTCGCCTGGCGTTGTACCGCGAATCGGCGCCGGGTGCGGGTCGCCGGGTGGACAGCGGCGTTGAAGAAGGTGACGAAATTTCGCCGTTCTACGACCCGATGCTGGGCAAGCTGATTGCCTGGGGCGAGGACCGCGAGCAAGCCCGTTTGCGCCTGCTGAGCATGCTGGATGAGTTCGCCATCGGCGGATTGAAGACCAACATCAACTTCCTGCGCCGCATCGTTGCGCATCCTGCGTTTGCCGCCGCTGAACTGGATACCGGTTTCATTACGCGCTACCAGGAACAACTGCTGCCCGCGCCTGCGCAACTTGACGACGAATTCTGGCAAGCCGCCGCCCAGGCTTTTGCCCAAAGCCAGCCAAGTGCGAACCGCGCCGATGACCCGAGTTCACCTTGGTCGAACGCCAATGGTTTGCGGTTCGGTCTGCCTCGTGAAATCACCTTGCACCTGAGTTGCGAGGACCAGGATCGTGCGCTGACCCTGGGTAATGTCTGCTCCGAGACCGCACAACTCAACGGTGAGCAATTGCTGACCGAACATAACGGGGTACGTCGCCAGCACCGAACCATTCGCCGTGGCGACTGCGTGTATTTGCAATGGGAAGGTGAACTGCGCCGCATCGAGACCTACGACCCGATCAGCGCCGTCGAAGCCAGTCACAGCCATCAGGGTGGCCTGACCGCCCCCATGAACGGCAGCATCGTCCGCGTGCTGGTAGAGGCCGGCCAATCGGTGGAAGCCGGGGCGCAATTGGTGGTGCTGGAAGCGATGAAGATGGAACACAGTATTCGCGCACCCCATGCCGGTGTGATCAAGGCACTGTATTGCCAGGAAGGCGAGATGGTCAGCGAAGGCAGTGCGTTGGTTGAACTGGAAGAAGCCTGA
- a CDS encoding DUF6124 family protein, protein MNEHANDLPDIQIDTSLTSPQGSAAAQRALDYYLKPAVSEDVSEPRFFDVNRSVSCEEALLHASDLLRCAAATAFESASHLFGANRDLAFSTVHMIDMAKAMVDRSLEGHQKG, encoded by the coding sequence ATGAACGAACACGCCAACGACTTGCCCGACATCCAGATAGACACCTCCCTCACCTCGCCCCAAGGCTCGGCAGCGGCCCAGCGTGCGTTGGACTACTACTTGAAACCAGCTGTGTCAGAGGATGTAAGCGAACCGCGTTTTTTTGATGTGAACCGCAGCGTCAGCTGTGAGGAGGCATTGCTTCACGCCTCGGACCTGTTGCGGTGCGCTGCGGCGACAGCGTTCGAGTCGGCCAGTCACCTGTTCGGAGCCAATCGGGACCTGGCGTTCTCGACGGTACACATGATCGACATGGCCAAGGCGATGGTTGACCGATCGCTGGAAGGGCATCAGAAGGGCTGA
- a CDS encoding LexA family protein codes for MDKWIELVKAKMSELKITQEILAERLGMSQGGIGHWLNKRREPGIDDMNRVLHALGLGFLEVALVIREPQASQGDELSLTQKYNPYFRYPVSDWREPVEVRDGERTVYGKEQFELTDYHAQGAAFWLKVAGDAMTAPSGVSIPEGMLILVDPDIHAAPGKLVIAQWPDSSEATFRKLIEEGGQRYLVPLNPTYPKALYSEECRILGVVVQATIKF; via the coding sequence ATGGATAAATGGATTGAATTGGTCAAAGCCAAGATGAGTGAACTCAAAATCACTCAGGAAATACTCGCCGAACGTCTCGGGATGTCCCAGGGGGGCATAGGTCACTGGCTCAACAAGCGTCGCGAGCCGGGCATCGATGACATGAACCGGGTGTTGCACGCGCTCGGCCTGGGGTTTCTCGAAGTGGCCCTGGTCATCAGAGAGCCGCAGGCGTCACAGGGCGACGAACTTTCGCTGACGCAAAAGTACAACCCGTACTTCCGTTACCCGGTCAGTGACTGGCGCGAACCTGTGGAGGTACGTGATGGTGAGCGGACCGTGTATGGCAAAGAGCAGTTCGAACTGACTGACTACCACGCCCAGGGCGCAGCCTTCTGGTTGAAGGTGGCAGGTGATGCGATGACCGCTCCCAGTGGCGTCAGCATCCCGGAAGGCATGTTGATCCTGGTGGACCCGGATATCCATGCCGCTCCCGGCAAACTGGTGATTGCCCAGTGGCCCGACAGTAGCGAAGCGACCTTCCGCAAGCTGATCGAAGAGGGCGGGCAGCGTTACCTGGTCCCGCTCAATCCGACGTATCCGAAAGCCTTGTACTCAGAGGAATGCAGAATCCTCGGCGTAGTCGTTCAGGCAACGATCAAGTTCTAG
- a CDS encoding M14-type cytosolic carboxypeptidase has translation MTVAKSSFDISANFDSGNIEVLDISNPLQALLAIKPDTRSPHFQWFHFKASGLHVGQEHWFRLSNASKSSYNKAWDGYQAVASYDHVNWFRVPTIFEGDCLRFSLEATATHAWFAYFEPYSRGRHDWLIEQALSKAGTELLATGKSVEGRDIQLLRKGTGAEGRRKVWIIAQQHPGEHMAEWFMEGVIERLEKHDDPVMNKLLASADLYLVPNMNPDGAFHGHLRTNAMGQDLNRAWQNASQEISPEVFFVQQQMEQYGVDLFLDIHGDEEIPYVFTAGCEGNPGYTPRIAKLEEHFRSHLKHLTKDFQTTHGYVLDKPGQANMTLACNSVGQKYDCLSLTLEMPFKDNNDAPNPLTGWSGKRSKQLGKDVLTTVAQMVDSLR, from the coding sequence ATGACCGTGGCTAAATCCTCTTTCGATATCAGTGCCAACTTCGACAGCGGCAATATTGAAGTGCTGGATATCAGCAACCCATTGCAAGCGTTGCTGGCCATCAAGCCTGATACACGCAGCCCGCATTTCCAGTGGTTTCACTTCAAGGCCAGCGGCCTGCATGTCGGCCAGGAACACTGGTTTCGCCTGAGCAACGCCAGCAAATCCTCATACAACAAAGCCTGGGATGGTTATCAAGCCGTAGCCTCCTACGACCACGTCAACTGGTTCCGTGTGCCCACCATTTTCGAAGGCGACTGCCTGCGTTTCAGCCTCGAAGCCACTGCTACCCACGCCTGGTTTGCCTACTTCGAGCCCTACAGCCGTGGCCGCCACGACTGGCTGATCGAGCAAGCGCTGAGCAAGGCCGGCACCGAACTGCTGGCGACCGGCAAGAGCGTCGAAGGGCGTGATATCCAGTTACTGCGCAAAGGCACCGGTGCTGAAGGCCGGCGTAAGGTATGGATCATCGCCCAGCAGCATCCGGGCGAACACATGGCCGAGTGGTTCATGGAAGGGGTGATTGAGCGCCTTGAAAAGCACGATGACCCGGTAATGAACAAACTGCTGGCCAGCGCCGACCTGTATCTGGTGCCGAACATGAACCCGGACGGTGCCTTCCACGGTCACCTGCGTACCAACGCCATGGGCCAGGACCTGAACCGCGCCTGGCAAAACGCCAGCCAGGAAATCAGCCCGGAGGTCTTTTTCGTACAGCAGCAGATGGAACAGTACGGCGTCGATCTGTTTCTCGACATCCATGGCGACGAAGAAATCCCTTACGTGTTCACCGCCGGTTGCGAAGGCAACCCGGGTTACACGCCACGCATCGCCAAACTCGAAGAACACTTTCGCAGTCATCTGAAGCACCTGACCAAGGACTTCCAGACCACTCATGGCTACGTCCTCGACAAGCCGGGCCAAGCCAATATGACCCTGGCCTGCAACAGCGTTGGTCAGAAGTACGACTGCCTGTCGCTGACCCTGGAAATGCCGTTCAAGGACAACAACGATGCGCCGAATCCACTGACCGGGTGGTCGGGCAAGCGTTCGAAGCAATTGGGCAAGGATGTGTTGACGACTGTGGCGCAGATGGTCGACTCCCTGCGCTGA
- a CDS encoding catalase family peroxidase → MVDRSSPPTGPDRPPLSAASLTLRLTGIAVVVAALAGAFAYVNGTLDPERLTPKKLINVLETNNGVHPGFRRNHSKGVCVIGHFESSGEARSYSTAQVFNEARTPVVGRFALPAGNPYAPDNAVPIRSLALRFNQANGQQWRTGMNSMPVFPVGTPEAFYQFQKAQSPDPATGKPDPKAVPAFFGSHPESAPFLAWVKTAKPSASYVTETYNSVNAFYLVNATGQRQAVRWSMVPVAQDAPGATAPEGGDFLEKDLVQRIAAGPLRWQLNITLADPGDPVDDASKAWPTGRKVLNAGTLVLESTQAQLKGECRDINYDPLVLPAGIEGSDDPLLAARSAGYANSYLRRTSEVSQLPAAKQEAQQ, encoded by the coding sequence ATGGTAGATCGATCATCACCGCCAACGGGGCCGGATCGGCCACCGCTGAGTGCCGCGAGCCTGACACTGCGACTGACGGGCATCGCGGTCGTCGTCGCGGCGCTGGCCGGGGCGTTTGCCTACGTCAATGGCACCTTGGACCCAGAGCGTCTGACGCCAAAAAAACTGATCAATGTGCTGGAAACCAACAACGGAGTGCACCCCGGTTTTCGTCGCAATCATTCCAAAGGCGTGTGCGTGATCGGCCACTTCGAGAGCAGCGGCGAAGCTCGGAGTTACTCCACCGCCCAGGTGTTCAATGAGGCACGGACGCCGGTGGTGGGGCGTTTTGCGTTGCCTGCGGGCAATCCTTACGCGCCGGACAACGCCGTGCCGATCCGCAGCCTGGCGCTGCGTTTCAACCAGGCCAACGGTCAGCAATGGCGTACCGGGATGAACAGCATGCCGGTCTTCCCGGTGGGCACGCCTGAGGCGTTTTATCAGTTTCAAAAAGCCCAGTCACCCGATCCGGCCACCGGTAAACCGGACCCTAAAGCGGTGCCGGCGTTCTTTGGCTCGCACCCCGAATCCGCGCCGTTCCTGGCGTGGGTCAAGACGGCCAAACCTTCGGCCAGTTACGTCACCGAAACCTATAACAGCGTCAACGCGTTTTACCTGGTCAACGCCACCGGACAGCGCCAGGCCGTGCGCTGGAGCATGGTGCCCGTCGCGCAGGATGCGCCGGGCGCGACCGCACCGGAGGGCGGCGATTTCCTGGAAAAAGACCTGGTGCAGCGCATCGCCGCAGGTCCGTTGCGTTGGCAGTTGAACATCACGCTTGCCGACCCAGGCGATCCTGTCGACGACGCCAGCAAGGCCTGGCCAACTGGGCGCAAGGTATTGAACGCGGGTACTTTGGTGCTTGAAAGCACCCAGGCGCAACTGAAGGGTGAGTGCCGTGACATCAACTACGACCCGCTGGTATTGCCTGCCGGTATCGAAGGTTCCGACGACCCATTGCTCGCCGCTCGTTCCGCCGGATACGCCAATTCCTACCTGCGTCGCACCAGCGAAGTCAGCCAATTGCCCGCCGCCAAACAGGAGGCCCAGCAATGA